The Methanococcus voltae PS genome segment ATCTGCATTCTACTACATGCTTTTAAATGTGCAATTCTTTTCCCTTTTTCGCTTTCTTGACTTAAAAGATAGAGTATTCTCTGAAAATTTAAGTCTTTAATCAACCAGGTAATCATTTTAAAGGTTTCTTCGCTAGCAAGTTTTAAATGTTTTGTATCGTAAGCTATACCACAAAGTAAAGCAGTTCTAACACTTTTTGGAGGAAACAAATTAATATCTTTAAGTATTCGTGTAACCATTTCACAAGTGGATGTAGATTCTTCATTAACTATTAAAAAATCGCATTTTGTAGACAGTTCCGTTTTTTTGTGATGGTCAACCATGGCAAGAAATGACTTGTATAGTTTTTCTTCATTAACGGTTATTTGGTTAATTGAAGATGTATCTACTAAAAATACTTTTTCCGGAATGTTGGGATATTCTATAATTTCGATATCATAATTTAAGGAAGGTAATTCTTCAAGCATGTTACGTGATATCTTGCTAATTGAATTTGCTGAAATTTTGTATTTTCCAATAATTTGGCTTTTTTCATCCTTAATTTTATCTTCGACAATCTGCTTTGATTTTTTAGGTTTGTTCAAATGTTCCGCTAAAAATCTAAGGCCTATACATGCCCCTATTGCATCAGGGTCGGCATTGTGATGACATAAAAATAAAATTTCATCGGATTTTAGGCTTTCCTTTAATTTTTCAATATTGTATTTATTATTCATAAAATCATCATCTTTTCTTTTAAATTTTATAAATTTAATTTTCCTTATTTTATATTAAAATGTAAAGTAATAATGTATTACTACGTAATTAACATTGTT includes the following:
- a CDS encoding DHH family phosphoesterase — encoded protein: MNNKYNIEKLKESLKSDEILFLCHHNADPDAIGACIGLRFLAEHLNKPKKSKQIVEDKIKDEKSQIIGKYKISANSISKISRNMLEELPSLNYDIEIIEYPNIPEKVFLVDTSSINQITVNEEKLYKSFLAMVDHHKKTELSTKCDFLIVNEESTSTCEMVTRILKDINLFPPKSVRTALLCGIAYDTKHLKLASEETFKMITWLIKDLNFQRILYLLSQESEKGKRIAHLKACSRMQIEEINGLIVTISNASSYEASCAKTAVSIGADLALVTAVRKRDRQIRISSRCRKSVSKKLHMGELMEEVAHKINGQGGGHAEAAGLNANWDKTTSKDEAVSKIIKICIDTIKEKLNSNE